One part of the Truepera radiovictrix DSM 17093 genome encodes these proteins:
- a CDS encoding family 16 glycoside hydrolase, with the protein MHLTRPSLPHRLPPNPLWALLGLLVTLAACNGATTENDLGPRVSGLEVASPSAHTLIFSAPQGARAPLQEVTVRNPTDQPLEVSDVSLGGVDADAFFLESPPALPLRIAPQSSYTFTIGFAPPHAGSQNATLELSTASPQSTARVALYGLAARGEGGALEPSLHEIVQTLGYAIDVGGTELILSTKDAPIGDEITVTLFERASEAPVTLTPVARYGPEALLRFGFVTFDGQQPERHELGRVAPEDAQRLLPPLQSGQTSFDPGDTPFGVYVRSGSREGSTISALNTGLARAIRVYPLSDRVGRPLRNSYLIAFEEATNGDYQDAVFVLHNAQPSSALLPTELESPWQPLFNGRDLTGWYTYLPSHGVDHDPEGVFRVEDGVLHILDVPQRGRREFGYIATHAEFENYHLRLEYRWGEKRFPPRERAKRDSGIIYHVTGPDGVWPRGVEYQIQEGDTGDFWLIGGTTLATTVASTRAAEPRYKQHGEPYTSRPGRFVRVVKDGTYERLEGWNTAEVIVRGNTAVHLINGRVNNRAYGLFQPGPDGQKVPLTRGRILLQAEGAQIMFRNIEIRPLQAARDDLP; encoded by the coding sequence ATGCACCTGACGCGTCCTTCGCTCCCCCACCGCCTCCCGCCAAACCCCCTCTGGGCCCTTCTGGGCCTTCTCGTGACGCTCGCGGCGTGTAACGGCGCGACGACCGAAAACGACCTCGGACCGCGCGTGTCGGGGCTTGAGGTCGCGAGCCCGAGCGCGCACACGCTGATCTTTTCGGCGCCGCAGGGGGCGCGCGCCCCCCTGCAAGAGGTCACCGTGCGCAACCCTACCGACCAACCGCTCGAGGTGAGCGACGTGTCGCTAGGCGGGGTCGACGCCGACGCCTTTTTCCTCGAGTCGCCCCCGGCTCTGCCGCTACGCATCGCCCCGCAGAGCAGCTACACCTTCACCATCGGCTTTGCGCCACCTCACGCGGGCAGCCAGAACGCGACCCTGGAGCTCTCCACCGCCAGCCCCCAGAGCACCGCGCGCGTCGCGCTCTACGGCCTCGCCGCGCGCGGCGAGGGGGGGGCGCTCGAGCCCAGCCTCCACGAGATCGTCCAGACCCTCGGGTACGCCATCGACGTCGGCGGCACCGAACTCATCCTGAGCACCAAAGACGCTCCCATCGGCGACGAGATCACCGTCACCCTCTTTGAGCGCGCCTCCGAAGCGCCCGTGACGCTCACCCCCGTCGCCCGCTACGGCCCCGAAGCGTTGCTGCGCTTTGGCTTCGTCACCTTTGACGGCCAGCAGCCAGAGCGCCACGAGCTCGGGCGCGTCGCCCCCGAGGACGCGCAGCGCCTCTTGCCGCCGCTGCAGAGCGGTCAGACGAGCTTTGACCCGGGTGACACCCCGTTCGGCGTGTACGTCCGCTCGGGGTCGCGCGAAGGGAGCACAATCAGCGCGCTCAACACGGGGCTCGCGCGCGCCATCCGCGTCTACCCGCTTAGCGACCGCGTCGGCCGCCCCTTGCGCAACAGCTACCTCATCGCCTTTGAAGAGGCCACCAACGGCGACTACCAGGACGCGGTGTTCGTCCTCCACAACGCCCAACCCTCGAGCGCGCTGCTGCCGACCGAGCTCGAGTCGCCCTGGCAACCCCTCTTTAACGGGCGCGACCTCACGGGGTGGTACACCTACCTCCCCTCGCACGGCGTCGACCACGACCCGGAAGGGGTGTTCAGGGTCGAAGACGGCGTGCTGCACATCCTCGACGTGCCGCAGCGGGGGCGCCGCGAGTTCGGTTACATCGCCACGCACGCGGAATTTGAAAACTACCACCTGCGGCTCGAGTACCGCTGGGGGGAGAAGCGCTTCCCCCCGCGCGAGCGCGCCAAACGCGACAGCGGCATTATCTACCACGTCACCGGCCCCGACGGGGTGTGGCCGCGCGGCGTCGAGTACCAGATCCAAGAGGGCGACACCGGCGACTTCTGGCTGATCGGCGGCACCACGCTCGCGACCACGGTCGCCTCGACGCGCGCCGCCGAGCCGCGCTACAAACAGCACGGCGAACCCTACACGAGCCGCCCCGGCCGCTTTGTCCGCGTCGTCAAAGACGGCACCTACGAACGGCTCGAGGGGTGGAACACCGCCGAGGTGATCGTCCGCGGCAACACCGCCGTGCACCTCATCAACGGCCGGGTCAACAACCGCGCCTACGGCCTTTTTCAACCCGGCCCCGACGGCCAGAAGGTGCCCCTGACCCGTGGCCGCATCCTGCTCCAGGCCGAAGGGGCACAGATCATGTTCCGCAACATCGAGATCCGCCCGCTGCAAGCCGCCCGAGACGACCTGCCGTAG
- a CDS encoding sulfatase family protein, which produces MPPFAPPRPRVRRLAVALAWAALTLLSACSTQPSRPNVILILTDDQLAASLALMPTLQRELVGEGVHLPNAFTSTPLCCPARVSLLRGQYAHNHRVRSNGGPEGGFPKLYDTGAEASSLATWLQGAGYRTALMGKYLNAYPYGPEGENPSGYRGPRVNYVPPGWSEWYGFIDVPRDPRNSPYAMYDYKINANGRIRHYGSRPQDYQTDVLAGLAVDFVRRSARRGPFFLLLAPTAPHLPAVPAPRHADAFRDLQAPRPPSFNADPQGKARWLELPPLSDADIAAIDATYRAQAQMLLAVDELLGSLLDALRETGTLDNTYLVFTSDHGWHSGEHRLFHLKLTPYDASVRLPLVIRGPGIPKGEVREHLVLNTDLAPTIAAWAGVSPPAWVDGRSLAPVLRPRPVPLEGWRQSVLTEFWPRRALGEDPEHRPTEHHPKVPVPQYRAVRTLGRLYVEYRYADGTREGELYDLTNDPFELTNLYAGADVALKAALAAHAEALQGCAGATCRALEDQAVP; this is translated from the coding sequence GTGCCCCCCTTCGCACCCCCTCGCCCCCGTGTCCGGCGGCTCGCCGTCGCGCTCGCCTGGGCCGCGCTCACCCTGCTGAGCGCCTGCAGCACCCAACCAAGCCGTCCCAACGTCATCTTGATCCTCACCGACGACCAGCTCGCCGCCTCGCTGGCGCTCATGCCGACGCTCCAACGCGAGCTCGTCGGCGAGGGCGTGCACCTCCCCAACGCCTTTACGAGTACCCCGCTCTGCTGCCCCGCGCGCGTCTCCCTCCTGCGCGGCCAGTACGCGCACAACCACCGCGTGCGCTCGAACGGGGGTCCCGAGGGGGGCTTTCCCAAGCTCTACGACACCGGCGCCGAAGCCTCGAGCCTCGCGACCTGGCTTCAAGGGGCGGGCTACCGCACCGCACTGATGGGCAAGTACCTCAACGCCTACCCCTACGGCCCGGAGGGCGAGAACCCCTCTGGCTACAGGGGGCCCCGCGTCAACTACGTGCCGCCGGGGTGGAGCGAGTGGTACGGCTTTATCGACGTGCCCCGCGACCCGCGCAACAGCCCCTACGCGATGTACGACTACAAGATCAACGCCAACGGGCGCATCCGGCACTACGGCAGCCGCCCACAGGACTACCAGACGGACGTGCTCGCCGGCCTCGCCGTGGACTTCGTGCGGCGCTCGGCCCGCCGCGGGCCCTTTTTTCTGCTGCTCGCCCCGACCGCCCCGCACCTCCCCGCCGTCCCCGCGCCGCGCCACGCGGACGCTTTTAGGGACCTTCAAGCGCCCCGCCCCCCCTCTTTTAACGCCGACCCGCAGGGCAAAGCGCGGTGGCTAGAGCTGCCCCCGTTGAGCGACGCCGACATCGCGGCGATCGACGCCACCTACCGCGCGCAAGCCCAGATGCTCCTAGCGGTCGACGAGCTCCTCGGGTCGCTCCTAGACGCGCTGCGCGAGACGGGCACCCTTGACAACACCTACCTGGTCTTTACCTCCGACCACGGCTGGCACTCGGGCGAGCACCGGCTCTTTCACCTCAAGCTCACCCCCTACGACGCCTCGGTGCGCCTCCCGCTCGTCATCCGCGGCCCCGGTATCCCCAAGGGGGAGGTGCGCGAACACCTGGTCTTAAACACCGACCTCGCCCCGACGATCGCCGCTTGGGCGGGGGTCTCCCCCCCCGCGTGGGTCGACGGGCGCTCGCTAGCGCCGGTGTTGCGGCCTCGCCCCGTGCCCCTTGAGGGGTGGCGCCAGAGCGTCCTCACCGAGTTCTGGCCCCGCCGCGCCCTCGGCGAAGACCCCGAGCACCGCCCCACCGAGCACCACCCCAAGGTGCCCGTCCCCCAGTACCGCGCCGTGCGGACGCTCGGGCGCCTCTACGTCGAGTACCGGTACGCCGACGGCACCCGCGAGGGCGAACTCTACGACCTGACAAACGACCCCTTCGAACTCACCAACCTCTACGCGGGCGCCGATGTTGCGCTTAAAGCGGCGCTCGCCGCGCACGCCGAGGCGCTGCAGGGCTGCGCGGGCGCCACCTGCCGCGCGCTCGAGGACCAAGCGGTCCCTTGA
- the sucD gene encoding succinate--CoA ligase subunit alpha, which yields MSILVGKDTKLLVQGIGNFGRFHADRSVAYGTQVVGAVHPSRAGQTEVFEGETDHSGVPGRGDTYRAEVPIFFSVKEAVEATGANASVVFVPAPFAADAIMEAAEAGLPLVICITEGIPIMDMVRVKRYLADKPTRLIGPNCPGVITPHECRIGIMPGYIHRAGRIGVVSRSGTLTYEAVHQLTQNGLGQTTAVGIGGDPVNGTNFVDVLKMFNDDPQTEGVIMIGEIGGTAEEDAAAWIASNMQKPVAGFIAGTTAPKGKRMGHAGAIISGGKGTAADKIAALEAAGVVIAPTPTDMGAAMMAAMQKAALV from the coding sequence ATGAGCATCTTAGTCGGTAAAGACACCAAACTACTCGTTCAGGGCATCGGCAACTTCGGCCGCTTTCACGCCGACCGCTCGGTCGCCTACGGCACCCAGGTCGTCGGGGCGGTTCACCCGAGCCGCGCCGGGCAGACCGAGGTCTTCGAGGGCGAGACCGACCACTCTGGCGTGCCGGGCCGCGGGGACACCTACCGCGCCGAGGTGCCCATCTTCTTTAGCGTCAAAGAGGCCGTGGAGGCGACCGGCGCCAACGCCTCGGTCGTCTTCGTCCCCGCGCCGTTTGCCGCCGACGCCATCATGGAAGCTGCCGAAGCGGGGCTGCCCCTCGTGATCTGCATCACCGAAGGGATCCCCATCATGGACATGGTGCGCGTCAAGCGCTACCTCGCCGACAAACCAACCCGTCTCATCGGCCCCAACTGCCCCGGCGTCATCACCCCGCACGAGTGCCGCATCGGCATCATGCCCGGCTACATCCACCGCGCGGGCCGTATCGGCGTCGTCTCGCGCTCGGGGACGCTGACCTACGAAGCGGTGCACCAGCTCACCCAAAACGGCCTCGGTCAGACCACGGCGGTCGGGATCGGCGGCGACCCGGTCAACGGCACGAACTTCGTCGACGTGCTCAAGATGTTTAACGACGACCCCCAGACCGAAGGCGTCATCATGATCGGCGAGATCGGCGGCACCGCCGAGGAGGACGCCGCGGCGTGGATCGCGAGCAACATGCAAAAACCCGTCGCGGGCTTTATCGCGGGGACCACCGCGCCGAAGGGCAAACGCATGGGCCACGCGGGCGCCATTATCTCCGGCGGTAAGGGCACCGCGGCCGACAAGATCGCCGCCCTCGAGGCCGCCGGCGTCGTTATCGCACCGACCCCGACCGACATGGGCGCGGCGATGATGGCGGCGATGCAAAAAGCGGCGTTGGTCTAA
- the sucC gene encoding ADP-forming succinate--CoA ligase subunit beta: MNIHEYQAKELMQARGVAVPQGAVARTVEEAVAAVRPLVEATGNPVVVLKSQIHAGGRGKGRFKEHPEVAGVNVITDGLKGGVRATEERVRELAKAMLGSTLVTVQTGESGKQVNRLYIEQGIDIGRELYLSVVLDRAVGRNVMMASTEGGVEIEEVAERSPEKILREHIDPLVGLANFQAARLAHGLGLTGDALKNGVRFMRALAKAAEELDTDMIEINPLVVTKQGQVMALDGKMSFDNNALFRHKMVAEMRDTSEEDPAELEASNYGLSFIKLDGTIGCLVNGAGLAMATMDIIKHVGGEPANFLDVGGGATTENVTAAFKIITKDPNVRGIFVNIFGGIMKCDTIANGVVEAVRQVGLEVPLVVRLEGTNVDLGKRIIDESGLNVVSAKDMKDGAQKIVELAK, encoded by the coding sequence TTGAATATCCACGAGTACCAAGCCAAGGAACTGATGCAGGCGCGCGGCGTCGCCGTGCCGCAGGGGGCGGTCGCCCGCACGGTCGAGGAGGCCGTGGCGGCGGTGCGCCCGCTCGTCGAGGCGACAGGCAACCCGGTCGTGGTGCTAAAGTCGCAGATCCACGCGGGCGGGCGCGGCAAGGGCCGCTTTAAAGAGCACCCCGAGGTCGCCGGCGTCAACGTCATCACCGACGGCTTAAAGGGCGGCGTGCGCGCTACCGAGGAGCGGGTGCGCGAGCTCGCCAAAGCGATGCTCGGTTCGACCCTCGTCACGGTGCAGACCGGTGAGAGCGGCAAACAGGTCAACCGCCTCTACATCGAGCAGGGGATCGACATAGGCCGCGAGCTCTACCTCTCGGTGGTGCTCGACCGTGCGGTCGGCCGCAACGTCATGATGGCCTCCACCGAGGGCGGCGTGGAGATCGAAGAGGTCGCCGAGCGCTCGCCCGAAAAGATCCTGCGCGAGCACATCGACCCGCTCGTCGGGCTCGCTAACTTTCAGGCCGCCCGCCTCGCCCACGGCCTCGGCCTCACCGGCGACGCCCTCAAAAACGGGGTGCGCTTTATGCGCGCGCTCGCTAAAGCCGCCGAAGAGCTCGACACCGACATGATCGAGATCAACCCCTTGGTCGTCACCAAACAGGGGCAGGTGATGGCCCTAGACGGCAAGATGAGCTTCGACAACAACGCCCTGTTTCGGCATAAGATGGTCGCCGAGATGCGCGACACCTCCGAGGAGGACCCCGCGGAGCTCGAGGCCAGCAACTACGGGCTCTCGTTTATCAAGCTCGACGGCACCATCGGCTGCTTGGTCAACGGTGCGGGGCTCGCCATGGCCACGATGGACATCATCAAGCACGTCGGCGGCGAACCCGCCAACTTTTTGGACGTCGGCGGCGGGGCGACCACCGAAAACGTCACGGCGGCCTTTAAGATCATCACGAAAGACCCCAACGTCAGGGGCATCTTCGTCAACATCTTCGGCGGCATCATGAAGTGCGACACCATCGCCAACGGCGTCGTCGAGGCGGTGCGGCAAGTCGGGCTCGAGGTCCCCTTGGTGGTGCGTTTAGAGGGCACCAACGTCGACCTCGGCAAACGGATCATCGACGAGTCGGGGCTGAACGTCGTGTCGGCCAAGGACATGAAAGACGGTGCGCAGAAGATCGTGGAGTTGGCCAAATGA
- the lgt gene encoding prolipoprotein diacylglyceryl transferase, producing the protein MDPIMIQIGPLAIHWYGFLIALGVLVGTSWGLREAERRGLEPDRITDMTLWLVLAGLIGARLVYVVTSPAAYFGPGGDPLSAFAIWEGGASIHGAVLGIVVALWFYARRHNLNMWAYLDVLTPIGALGVIGGRIGNFMNGTDTTGRLTGWPIGFTWPEPGTQTFGALGRVIFGENLWANAPQFVVNGELVRGPVHLTQLYGALIGVVLVFILLWAFRRSRTPGFVWWQFVLWYSLLRSVFEETFRDNPLFWPVYLSEGPDAPGIGLFTLTQLVSVPLILIALYMLLTMNPDQATRRETLARKARGR; encoded by the coding sequence ATGGACCCCATCATGATTCAAATCGGGCCGCTGGCGATTCACTGGTACGGCTTTCTCATCGCCCTCGGGGTGCTCGTCGGGACCTCCTGGGGGCTCCGCGAGGCCGAGCGGCGTGGGCTCGAGCCCGATCGCATCACCGATATGACGCTCTGGCTGGTGCTCGCGGGGCTTATTGGGGCGCGGCTCGTCTACGTCGTGACGAGCCCGGCGGCGTACTTCGGCCCTGGCGGTGACCCGCTCTCGGCGTTTGCCATCTGGGAGGGGGGGGCGAGCATCCACGGCGCGGTGTTGGGGATTGTCGTCGCGCTGTGGTTCTACGCCCGCCGCCACAACCTCAACATGTGGGCGTACCTCGACGTGCTCACGCCCATTGGGGCCTTGGGGGTGATCGGCGGCCGTATCGGCAACTTCATGAACGGGACCGACACCACCGGTCGCCTGACGGGGTGGCCGATCGGTTTTACCTGGCCCGAACCCGGCACGCAGACTTTTGGCGCGCTCGGCCGCGTGATCTTCGGCGAGAACCTCTGGGCCAACGCCCCGCAGTTCGTCGTTAATGGCGAGCTGGTGCGGGGGCCCGTGCACCTCACGCAGCTCTACGGGGCGCTCATCGGGGTCGTCTTGGTCTTTATCCTCCTCTGGGCGTTTCGTAGAAGCCGCACCCCGGGGTTTGTCTGGTGGCAGTTCGTGCTCTGGTACTCGCTGCTGCGCTCGGTCTTCGAGGAGACCTTTCGCGACAACCCGCTCTTTTGGCCCGTCTACCTCTCCGAAGGCCCGGACGCGCCCGGCATCGGGCTCTTTACGCTGACCCAGCTCGTGAGCGTGCCGCTTATTCTCATCGCGCTCTACATGCTGCTCACCATGAACCCGGACCAGGCGACGCGCCGCGAGACGCTCGCGCGCAAAGCGCGGGGGCGCTGA
- a CDS encoding DUF456 domain-containing protein — protein sequence MTATFLAALVFTLFYLVGLAGVILPALPGVPMVALGALLAAWITGFEVLTWTTVIITALLTVLAQGLDYVAAAVGAKRFGGSRAGFWGSIVGALLGLFVPPFGFIIGALVGAVGAELLTGRPLDEAWRAGIGAFVGTLGGMLVKFIIIVTIGFLIYPRFF from the coding sequence ATGACTGCGACCTTTTTAGCGGCCCTCGTCTTTACCCTTTTCTACCTCGTCGGCCTCGCGGGGGTCATCCTGCCCGCTCTCCCCGGCGTACCGATGGTGGCGCTCGGGGCGCTGCTGGCCGCCTGGATCACGGGGTTCGAGGTGCTCACCTGGACGACGGTGATCATCACCGCGCTCCTGACGGTGCTCGCGCAGGGGCTCGACTACGTCGCGGCGGCGGTCGGCGCCAAGCGCTTCGGCGGCAGCCGCGCGGGGTTTTGGGGGAGCATCGTCGGGGCGCTCTTGGGGCTTTTCGTCCCGCCTTTCGGCTTTATCATCGGGGCGCTCGTCGGTGCGGTCGGGGCGGAGCTCCTCACGGGGCGGCCTTTGGACGAGGCGTGGCGCGCGGGGATCGGCGCGTTTGTCGGCACCCTGGGGGGGATGCTCGTCAAATTCATCATCATCGTCACGATCGGCTTTCTCATCTACCCGCGCTTTTTCTAG
- a CDS encoding tetratricopeptide repeat protein, translating into MKWFLPQKVIRPYAPAALIERPRLHECVLANLDRKLTLMVAPAGYGKSVLALEVAKRAPYLDCWYELDEHDAHLETFYAYLCEAVRQRIPNFLDELPETPKPCTPWELAGLFTATLYRFGEPLLITLSNFHRVGDAEAVTRFVDTLITYLPPTCHLMILSRSPTQLNLARLVANQEVTLLTQAQLALSAEESAAMAQLLGCDDAERAEALHAQLGGWAAGLSLLLAGAGSSRVEGAGDAEGLIHAYLETEVLGELSDEERRFAFLAALLAPFSELELAHYCTPEERLLLPALVRRHALLFATGKARGAEALYDMQPLVKSFLKETLEHTQPELWRELNLKVGVGRFDAGHVEALQNLVAAGAVGAIVERLEGLRRAFRESGDYSRFALWLKRLPEAALQDHPELLILMGEALVQSDAAAARALYSRALELGVRDKRLHAAALSGLLRAEHNLRHYRELLARAPEVLTELRELRELRELAFSYNSVARAHMSLGQFSAAARAFEMVQRVGDELRDPYFKALATRGLAAHAEYTGDTQRALLLNQQALGFWEACGNSYQITGALNSLAACYYDLGELEAGLSAGLRALSLWNDLALDESPVLLHCTLGDLLLALGRPEEAARHFEAALHGSPTDAFAHAYALVGRGRLFSLEGGEARAKTYAERALELALAHGFRFCEGLARTLLAQLAALQGARAEAAEQLGAAERLFAEIGARRELTRVLWLLSSVTEQRDAAARAQALEDELGCPARPLRCGPAEPEAAAAPAPKSAFGPSVSGAATPRAVLELFTCGHTDIVLNGEPVAINDWNGRKPRDVVLFLASVGGGASRDEFIEALWDDEGRDPEQQFSVALSRARRTLGWREAIVRDGNLYRFSAELHVREDAATLERLRPGAPIAALMEALDAYRGDYLPGYYANWVERRRQSLQEHVLLLLADLLPRLSEEGQRHLIPAYAKLAFKLDPCHEPSTFELIRYHLENRNLEQARRHFSLYEEAITELGLEPSPVIVSLLSQGIPAASPRLGERFLDL; encoded by the coding sequence GTGAAATGGTTTTTGCCGCAAAAGGTCATCCGACCATACGCGCCAGCTGCGCTGATCGAACGACCTCGTCTGCACGAATGCGTGCTCGCCAACCTCGACCGCAAGCTCACCCTGATGGTGGCGCCCGCCGGCTACGGCAAATCCGTGCTGGCCCTCGAGGTCGCCAAGCGCGCCCCTTACCTCGACTGCTGGTACGAGCTCGATGAGCACGACGCCCACTTAGAGACCTTCTACGCCTACCTCTGCGAGGCGGTCCGGCAGCGCATCCCGAACTTTTTAGACGAGCTCCCCGAAACCCCCAAGCCCTGCACCCCGTGGGAGCTCGCGGGCCTCTTTACGGCGACGCTCTACCGCTTCGGCGAACCGCTGCTTATTACCCTCAGCAACTTTCACCGCGTGGGCGACGCCGAAGCGGTGACGCGCTTTGTCGACACCCTGATCACCTACTTGCCCCCAACGTGCCACCTGATGATCCTCTCGCGCAGCCCCACCCAGCTCAACTTGGCGCGGCTCGTGGCCAACCAAGAGGTGACGCTCCTGACGCAGGCGCAGCTCGCGCTCAGCGCCGAGGAGAGCGCCGCGATGGCGCAGCTTCTGGGGTGTGATGACGCCGAGCGCGCAGAGGCGCTGCACGCGCAGCTAGGGGGGTGGGCGGCGGGGTTGTCGCTGCTGCTGGCGGGGGCGGGCTCGAGCCGCGTCGAGGGGGCGGGGGACGCCGAGGGGCTCATTCACGCCTACCTCGAGACCGAGGTGCTCGGCGAACTCAGCGACGAAGAGCGCCGCTTCGCCTTTTTGGCGGCGCTTCTGGCCCCCTTTAGCGAGCTCGAGCTCGCCCACTACTGCACCCCCGAAGAGCGGCTTCTGCTCCCCGCGCTCGTGAGGCGCCACGCCCTGCTCTTTGCGACCGGCAAGGCGCGCGGCGCCGAGGCGCTCTACGACATGCAACCGCTCGTCAAGAGCTTTCTCAAAGAGACGCTCGAGCACACCCAGCCGGAGCTGTGGCGCGAACTCAACCTCAAAGTGGGGGTCGGCCGCTTCGACGCCGGCCACGTCGAGGCGCTGCAAAACCTCGTCGCCGCCGGGGCAGTCGGGGCGATCGTCGAGCGGCTCGAAGGGCTGCGCCGCGCGTTTCGTGAGTCGGGGGATTACAGCCGTTTCGCCCTCTGGCTTAAACGCCTCCCCGAAGCGGCGCTCCAAGACCACCCGGAGCTCCTCATCCTCATGGGGGAGGCGCTCGTGCAGAGCGACGCGGCCGCCGCGCGGGCGCTCTACAGCCGCGCCCTCGAGCTCGGCGTGCGCGACAAGCGGCTCCACGCCGCCGCGCTCAGCGGGCTGTTGCGCGCCGAGCACAACCTGCGCCACTACCGCGAGCTGCTAGCGCGCGCGCCGGAGGTGCTGACCGAGCTGCGGGAGCTGCGCGAGCTGCGCGAGCTCGCTTTCTCGTACAACTCGGTCGCGCGGGCGCACATGAGCCTGGGGCAGTTTAGCGCGGCGGCGCGCGCCTTTGAGATGGTGCAGCGCGTCGGCGACGAGCTCCGCGATCCCTACTTCAAAGCCCTAGCGACCCGCGGCCTAGCCGCTCACGCCGAATACACCGGCGACACGCAACGCGCGCTGCTCCTCAACCAGCAGGCGCTCGGCTTCTGGGAGGCGTGCGGCAACTCCTACCAGATCACCGGGGCGCTCAACAGCTTGGCCGCTTGCTACTACGACCTCGGCGAGCTAGAGGCGGGGCTCTCGGCGGGGTTGCGGGCGCTCTCGCTATGGAACGACCTCGCGCTCGACGAGAGCCCCGTGCTGCTGCACTGCACCCTGGGGGACTTGCTGCTCGCCCTAGGGCGTCCGGAGGAGGCGGCGCGCCACTTCGAGGCGGCGCTGCACGGCAGCCCGACCGACGCCTTTGCGCACGCCTACGCCCTCGTGGGGCGGGGGCGCCTTTTTAGCCTCGAGGGGGGGGAGGCGCGGGCGAAGACCTACGCCGAACGGGCCCTCGAGCTCGCCCTCGCGCACGGCTTCCGCTTCTGCGAGGGGCTCGCGCGCACGCTCCTGGCGCAGCTCGCCGCGCTCCAGGGGGCGCGCGCCGAGGCGGCCGAGCAGCTCGGGGCGGCCGAGCGCCTTTTCGCCGAGATCGGTGCTCGCCGCGAGTTGACGCGGGTGCTGTGGCTGTTAAGCAGCGTCACCGAGCAGCGCGACGCGGCGGCGCGGGCGCAGGCGCTCGAGGACGAGCTCGGCTGTCCGGCGCGCCCCCTGCGCTGCGGGCCGGCCGAGCCGGAGGCGGCCGCCGCGCCCGCACCGAAGTCGGCTTTCGGCCCCTCGGTGAGCGGCGCGGCGACCCCGCGGGCGGTGCTCGAGCTCTTTACCTGTGGCCACACCGACATCGTGTTAAACGGCGAACCGGTCGCCATCAACGATTGGAACGGGCGTAAACCGCGCGACGTGGTGCTCTTTCTCGCTTCGGTCGGGGGCGGCGCCTCGCGCGACGAGTTTATCGAAGCCCTCTGGGACGACGAGGGCCGCGACCCCGAACAGCAGTTTAGCGTCGCCTTAAGCCGCGCGCGGCGCACCCTGGGCTGGCGCGAAGCGATCGTCCGCGACGGCAACCTCTACCGCTTCTCGGCTGAGCTGCACGTGCGCGAAGACGCGGCCACCCTAGAGCGGCTCCGCCCCGGCGCCCCTATCGCGGCGCTCATGGAGGCGCTCGACGCCTACCGCGGCGACTACCTCCCGGGGTACTACGCCAACTGGGTGGAGCGCCGCCGCCAGAGCCTCCAAGAGCACGTGCTCTTGCTGCTCGCCGACCTCCTGCCGCGCCTTAGCGAGGAGGGGCAGCGCCACCTCATCCCGGCGTATGCGAAGCTCGCTTTTAAGCTCGACCCCTGCCATGAACCGAGCACCTTCGAGCTCATCCGCTACCACCTCGAGAACCGCAACCTCGAACAGGCGCGGCGGCACTTTAGCCTCTACGAAGAGGCGATCACCGAGCTCGGGCTCGAGCCGAGCCCGGTCATCGTCAGCTTGCTGTCGCAAGGGATCCCCGCCGCTTCGCCGCGCCTCGGCGAGCGGTTTCTGGATCTTTAG
- a CDS encoding sugar phosphate nucleotidyltransferase, whose product MLAAVVLAAGQGTRMRSSLPKVLHEAAGRPLLEHVLLAVTPLEPEVTVVVVGHKADEVRARFRNVPVAAGVTWVLQREQLGTGHALAQARGVLEGPLGAGGAVLVVNGDGPLLRTETLRALAAEQLEQGEGMTLLTCEVADPTGLGRIVRRADGSVLRIVEEKDASPEERAIREINPGIYAFDAHVFSLLERLSSDNASGEFYITDLVGLYLEAGLPVRAVLGRDETEVLGVNTPEQLGRADALLRARLGADVEHP is encoded by the coding sequence GTGCTGGCGGCGGTGGTGCTCGCGGCGGGGCAGGGGACGCGGATGCGCTCGAGCCTGCCCAAGGTGCTCCACGAAGCGGCCGGCAGACCGCTTTTAGAGCACGTGCTCTTGGCGGTGACCCCGCTCGAGCCCGAGGTGACGGTCGTGGTGGTCGGCCACAAGGCCGACGAGGTGCGCGCGCGCTTCCGGAACGTGCCGGTCGCCGCTGGGGTGACGTGGGTGTTGCAGCGCGAGCAGCTCGGCACCGGTCACGCGCTCGCGCAGGCGCGCGGGGTGCTCGAGGGGCCGCTCGGGGCGGGCGGCGCGGTGTTGGTTGTCAACGGCGACGGGCCGCTCTTGCGCACCGAGACGCTGCGCGCGCTCGCGGCCGAGCAGCTCGAGCAGGGCGAGGGGATGACGCTTCTTACCTGCGAGGTCGCCGACCCGACCGGTTTGGGGCGCATCGTCCGCCGCGCCGACGGCAGCGTTCTGCGCATCGTCGAGGAGAAGGACGCTTCGCCCGAAGAGCGCGCCATCCGGGAGATCAACCCCGGCATCTACGCCTTCGACGCCCACGTGTTCTCGCTTTTAGAGCGCCTGAGTAGCGACAACGCCTCGGGGGAGTTTTACATCACCGACCTCGTCGGCCTCTACCTCGAGGCTGGCCTGCCCGTGCGGGCGGTGCTGGGGCGTGACGAGACCGAGGTCTTAGGGGTCAACACGCCGGAGCAGCTGGGGCGCGCCGACGCGCTGTTGCGGGCGCGGCTAGGGGCGGATGTAGAGCACCCCTAG